The Amycolatopsis methanolica 239 nucleotide sequence ACGCCCTGTCGGTCCGCGGGCTGGCGCGCGAGCTGGCCGCCGCGCTGGACGTGCCCTTCGGCGACCCGGCCGCGCTCGAACTGCCCCCGGCCGAGGGCGAGGCGTGGCCGGTCGAGATCGAGGACCCCACCGGCTGTGACCGGTTCGTGGTGCGCCGGGTGACCAGCCTGGACGCCGGCGCCCCGACCCCGTGGTGGATGCGCCGCCGCCTGCTGCTCGCCGGGATCCGGTCGATCTCGCTGGCCGTGGACGTCACCAACTACGTCATGCTCGAGCTGGGCCAGCCGCTGCACGCGTGGGACACCGCGTCGCTGCAGGGCGGTCTGGTCGTCCGCCGCGCGAAGCCGGGGGAGAAGCTCACCACCCTCGACGACGTGGAGCGCACGCTCGACGCCGACGACGTCGTGATCGCCGACGAGCGCGGCCCGGTGTCGCTGGCGGGCACGATGGGCGGCGCGAGCACCGAGATCAGCACCGAGAGCACCGACGTCCTGATCGAGGGTGCCCACTGGGACCCGCCGTCGATCAGCCGCACCGCGCGGCGCCACAAGCTGTTCTCCGAGGCCGCGAAGCGGTTTGAGCGGTTCACCGACCCGCAGGTCTGCGCGGCCGCGGTGGAGCGGGCCTCCCGCCTTCTGCGCACCTACGGCGACGGCAGCATCCAGCCCGGCCGCACCGACGTCGGCTCCGTCGAACCGCCGTCGCCCATCACGATGCCGATCAGCCTGCCCGACCAGATCGCCGGTGTGCGCTACGAGCGTGGCGTCACCGTCCGGCGGCTGAACCAGGTCGGCTGCAAGGTCACGGTCGGCGCGGGCGACGACGGTGTCGCGACGGTGACCGCGACGCCGCCGAGCTGGCGTGGCGACCTGAAGCAGCCGGCCGACCTCGTCGAGGAGGTGCTGCGGCTCGAGGGTTACGACAGCATCCCGTCGGTGCTGCCCGCTGCCCCGGCAGGCACCGGTCTGACCGCCGCGCAGCGCCGCCGTCGCACCGTGTCGCGTGCGCTGGCCGAGGCGGGTTACGTCGAGGTCCAGCCGTTCCCGTTCGTGGGCGAGACGGTGTGGGACGCGTTCGGCCTGCCCGCCGACGACGTGCGCCGCAAGACGGTGCAGGTGCAGAACCCGCTGGAGGCGGACAAGGACCGGCTGGCGACGACCCTGCTGCCCGGTCTGCTGGAGACGTTGCAGCGCAACGCTTCCCGCGGCTTCAAGGACCTCGCGTTGTTCCACATCGGACAGGTCGTGCTGCCCGGCGCGAGCCCCGTGCCGATGCCGGAGCTCGGGGTCGGCGGTCGCCCGTCGGACGAGGACCTGGCGCAGCTGGAG carries:
- the pheT gene encoding phenylalanine--tRNA ligase subunit beta, yielding MRVPVSWLLEHLDAGEVGPQELAEAFVRIGIEVDEVRPLDQVTGPLVVGRVAEIEELTGFKKPIRFCRVDVGEEASEDEPADDEGPSGIRTRGIVCGATNFAEGDLVVVALPGTVLPGPFEIGSRKTYGRVSDGMICSARELGLGDDHTGILVLPPSTASPGDSGHEVLGLGDTVLELTPTPDRGYALSVRGLARELAAALDVPFGDPAALELPPAEGEAWPVEIEDPTGCDRFVVRRVTSLDAGAPTPWWMRRRLLLAGIRSISLAVDVTNYVMLELGQPLHAWDTASLQGGLVVRRAKPGEKLTTLDDVERTLDADDVVIADERGPVSLAGTMGGASTEISTESTDVLIEGAHWDPPSISRTARRHKLFSEAAKRFERFTDPQVCAAAVERASRLLRTYGDGSIQPGRTDVGSVEPPSPITMPISLPDQIAGVRYERGVTVRRLNQVGCKVTVGAGDDGVATVTATPPSWRGDLKQPADLVEEVLRLEGYDSIPSVLPAAPAGTGLTAAQRRRRTVSRALAEAGYVEVQPFPFVGETVWDAFGLPADDVRRKTVQVQNPLEADKDRLATTLLPGLLETLQRNASRGFKDLALFHIGQVVLPGASPVPMPELGVGGRPSDEDLAQLEAAVPAQPQHVAVVLAGQREQAGWWGKGEQAGWADAVQAARLVGQAAGVELRVRNAELAPWHPGRCAELLVGDWPVGHAGELHPKVIEALGLPKRTVAMELDLDAIPLRDRRPAPVISPYPPVLLDVALVVDAKVPAADLAEALVAGGGDLLEDTSLFDVYTGDQVGEGKRSLAYKLRFRAPDRTLTVEEATQARDAAVAEAASRYGAELRA